A genome region from Nitrospinota bacterium includes the following:
- the queC gene encoding 7-cyano-7-deazaguanine synthase QueC, which produces MNKKLAVVLVSGGLDSCVTAAIANETFDMAFLHIKYGQRTEEKELKAFQAIADYYRVGKRLICTIDHLKEIGGSSLTDHTIEMPKADLSRTTIPLSYVPFRNAHLLSIAVSWGEIMGVSKIFIGAVYEDSSGYPDCRREYYDVFNRLIEVGTRPETHIEIITPIIGLKKRDIIKKGIELKAPLELTWSCYTNSHKACGICDSCVLRLRGFQEAGIKDPIEYEREM; this is translated from the coding sequence ATGAATAAAAAACTGGCTGTGGTGTTGGTTAGTGGAGGGCTTGATAGTTGTGTTACAGCAGCAATTGCCAATGAAACATTTGACATGGCCTTTCTCCACATCAAATATGGACAGAGAACAGAAGAAAAAGAATTAAAGGCCTTTCAGGCTATCGCTGATTATTATCGTGTGGGTAAGAGACTTATATGTACCATTGACCACCTAAAAGAGATAGGCGGTTCAAGCCTAACAGATCATACTATAGAAATGCCAAAGGCAGACCTATCAAGAACAACGATTCCCCTCTCGTATGTTCCGTTTCGAAATGCCCATCTCCTCTCCATTGCTGTGTCATGGGGTGAGATTATGGGGGTCAGCAAGATATTTATCGGTGCTGTATATGAAGATAGCTCAGGATACCCTGATTGCAGAAGGGAGTATTATGATGTATTTAACAGATTAATAGAGGTTGGGACCCGTCCAGAAACCCATATTGAAATCATAACCCCTATCATAGGTTTAAAAAAGAGGGATATCATAAAAAAAGGAATCGAGCTCAAAGCTCCGCTGGAACTAACTTGGTCATGTTATACGAACAGTCATAAGGCATGCGGGATATGCGATAGCTGTGTATTGAGGCTAAGAGGGTTTCAAGAGGCGGGAATAAAAGACCCCATCGAATATGAGAGAGAAATGTAA
- a CDS encoding radical SAM protein: MKVNEIYFSIQGESSWSGLPCIFIRLTGCNLRCSYCDSSFAYEEGKEYSVEEILKKISRFDCKLVEITGGEPLLQKDLYSLTKKLCDDGYQVLVETNGSIDIGGLDGRVVRVMDIKPPDSGSEMSTNWENIKKLKKRDEVKFVISSKKDYLWAKDIIEKYSLIDKVGVLISVAFGRLEPKDAVKWILKDGLRVRFQLQMHKYIWDPNTRGV, encoded by the coding sequence ATGAAGGTAAATGAGATCTATTTTAGTATCCAAGGGGAGTCTTCCTGGTCAGGATTGCCTTGTATATTTATTAGGCTTACTGGATGTAATTTGAGATGTAGTTATTGCGATAGCAGCTTTGCCTATGAGGAGGGAAAGGAATATTCAGTAGAAGAGATTTTAAAAAAGATAAGTCGTTTTGATTGTAAGTTAGTAGAGATTACTGGTGGAGAGCCGCTTCTACAAAAGGATCTCTATTCCTTAACAAAAAAGCTTTGTGACGATGGTTATCAAGTTCTTGTTGAGACAAACGGGAGTATCGATATTGGAGGATTAGATGGGAGGGTAGTAAGGGTTATGGATATAAAGCCTCCTGATAGTGGTTCTGAAATGAGCACAAACTGGGAGAACATAAAAAAATTAAAGAAAAGAGATGAGGTTAAGTTTGTTATAAGCAGTAAAAAAGATTACCTCTGGGCAAAAGATATTATAGAAAAATACTCCCTGATTGATAAGGTAGGGGTTCTTATTTCTGTAGCCTTTGGGAGATTGGAGCCAAAAGATGCAGTAAAGTGGATTCTCAAAGATGGGCTTAGGGTTCGTTTTCAGCTCCAAATGCATAAATATATTTGGGACCCAAATACGAGGGGAGTGTAG
- a CDS encoding methyltransferase domain-containing protein yields MLQIEDIKKIYSHYSNFYDLIFKRFFYPRQKHVINSMDIKEGDKVLDLGVGTGLSLPLYPRHCEVTGIDLSPEMLEQAKKKVEKYNLNHVKLMEMDASNLEFEDNTFNHVIATFVISVVPDPVRVISEMKRVNKKDGKLVIVNHFQSPNKFFAKLEEFCSPLCAKLGWRTNLVLEDLVESAGLKIYHDYKMKKLDLWKVVFAVNNK; encoded by the coding sequence ATGCTACAGATTGAAGATATAAAAAAGATTTATTCTCATTATTCAAATTTCTACGACCTCATTTTTAAGCGGTTTTTCTATCCAAGGCAAAAACATGTTATCAATTCAATGGATATTAAAGAAGGCGATAAGGTATTAGACCTTGGGGTAGGTACAGGTTTATCCCTTCCCTTATACCCAAGGCATTGTGAGGTTACAGGCATAGACCTCTCTCCAGAAATGCTTGAGCAAGCTAAGAAGAAGGTTGAAAAATATAATCTAAATCATGTTAAATTAATGGAGATGGATGCCTCAAATCTAGAGTTTGAAGATAATACCTTTAATCATGTGATTGCTACTTTTGTGATCAGCGTTGTTCCTGATCCTGTAAGGGTAATTTCAGAGATGAAAAGGGTAAATAAAAAGGATGGAAAACTGGTTATTGTTAATCATTTCCAAAGCCCGAACAAATTCTTCGCAAAACTTGAGGAATTCTGTTCTCCTCTCTGTGCCAAGCTCGGCTGGCGGACAAACCTCGTTTTGGAAGACCTTGTTGAAAGCGCTGGTCTAAAGATATACCATGATTATAAGATGAAAAAGTTAGATCTCTGGAAGGTGGTCTTTGCCGTTAACAATAAATAA